Sequence from the Paralichthys olivaceus isolate ysfri-2021 chromosome 1, ASM2471397v2, whole genome shotgun sequence genome:
CAGAACAAAGAGGCgacatttcatttcagcagAGTGCCAGTTTAAGGCCTCTTCTCTCCACCTcagcctcttttctttctgtcttttactGCTGACATCTTTAAAGGATCATCCATGGCTCCATCATATTCTATTAGATTGGGTCGATGCCTTGTGTTGGAAGTGGCAGGGGTGTTAAAAACATGGGGTGTTGATGAATTCATTGCATGTGACTGGACTTGCTGTCTTTGTGTGCAGGGTTTGCCTAATGAAAACCCCTGAAGGGCTGACAAAAGAGAATGACATTTTTCAGGGTTTGCTCGCGCAGGTCCAGGCTGGATTTCTTGACGACACTGCACACGAGTGCTGGCACAACTTTGACTTATTTGGAAAGAAAAGATCCTATGTGTTTCCAAATGActttaaaagcttttcattgttgttttttacaaaGTGCCTGATGTGCAAATACTTTTCATGGTTGTAAGAACGTTATGTGAAGAACCTTTCTTTACCCTTCATGACTGTAACACCCTGTTTTCTGTGCAGCTCTTCACTTTGCCATCTTTAGCACGATATTCTATTCTTCGTCATCTTTTCagcttctttatttcttttatacacacatttttGAAAGTATATCGCTCTTCTTACAGGACCTAGTATTTCTTATTATGTAGAGCACGGCTTGTTCTGTTGGCTCGTAACTACACTGACTAAACAGCAGGTAGTCTACAGCtcagtttgtattttaaacaaGTCGGATCAAACACAGGTCTGTTGGGTTTGGCTCGGTCTGATGCGGCTGATACAAATGGTGCGACTTCAAAACTGTGTTGTAAGGTCATAAAAATGGTTATGGAGATATATACGATcttttttgactttttgattTCACATAATGAGGTTTTTCTTGGTTGCCAAAATGTTTCTCATTGAACTGTATGATTGTAGAGGTCTCGACCTTAttatggttttttttaaattgaactgaataccttttattttaattcattcattttttgccatggatttctgtgaagcactttgcaaacTTGTTGACATAAGTGCCGTACAAATAAagaagttattattataataattattattattataatctgtCTTTCTaatctgaaacacattttaaaggagTATTAAATGATGCATGAAGTTATACATACATTGCTGAACTACaatattgaacatttaatcTAAATGTGACAGATAAATGGAATTACTATTTAAAAGATTATGAGATAATTATGGTGGGTATAAAACTCACAAATTGTACATCACAATTAGAATTATGTTCACTTGACACTAATGAGGAAGTATTTGAGGTTATAAACTCAAATGTATGGTTTTATTAATGATTACTAAATCACATATTAATACTTTATTGTAGAAGCATATTACTGATgcaccaggaaaaaaaagtatcacattataatttttaaaatatgttgtaataaaatgtttttccacatgacaataatattttattataaacatgtatatattttctataaCACACTTAATGGATCCGTTCTAACACCAATGACAACTGGTTTGCCAGGTTGAAGAAGCTCTATCATGAGGCTTTGCGAGTCTTTTAATCTCTTAATTTAGTGCTTCAATTTATTAGGGTTATTATTAACAGGCAATTTCTTCTAATAGACTGTTTGATCTGATCATGTATCATCGAGAGAAGAGCTGCAGGGCACCTGGCTCAACAACCGAGCGCTTATTAACATTTACAACTGTAGACTTATTGTGGTATCATCTTTTATCGACTCATACATAGAGTTTGACTACGTGTTGATATGTGTACAAAACTTTACATGGTACACGTGTACTGAGACAAATACAGTAAGTGTGACACGCTGGAACAAGACATTTTGATTCAATCTTTGAAGGTAAGAAAGCTCccattttgtagttttaataaataaagactCTTGAATCAGTGTAACctgttcaaatgaaatgttttatcactAGCGTGACTGTTAATGCAGCTTGAAATGTTGGttaagacaaaaaataaatacgACCTTTGGGTTTCATACTCTTTAATTAGGATGAGGTTCTTAATGTTCAGAAAAGTTACTTGGAAAGAAAGAGCATGGAGTCGACGCTGCCTCCAGAAATTATTTTTGGTGTGAATATACCAGAAAACGACTGAAGCTACTGATTGAAGATTttccaaacaaagaaaatattgagCCCTTGTGAAAGGCGTCACCTCTGAGATATGAAAACTATAGAGAAAGGGTTCAGATGGTGAATCTGACTCAGTGTTTTAGAATTGCTCTAATATGTAAGTGATTGAAGTAGTAAATGTCTAAATGTCCCattattatttccattaaaGATTAAAGTCTGActctagcccctgagcagaGGCTTGGTTTAAAAAATTTTAAGagcaaagaatgaaaaacagttttgtAAACCTGCGGTGGATGAGTAATGTGTTGAAGCTCCTCACTGCTGACACAATGCACAAGAAATACGTTGATATAGCTCTACAAACGATTAACAAACTACTGCACGATTATGAGCTTCTctggttttaatatttacaaTGATCTGCTCTATCCTCTAAACCACTGACATTTCTCCCAAATTCAACAGACAATGGAATGAATTGGTGGCCATACACGTAGATTTAAGACTAATCTGTTGTGGTCCCTCCAGATCTCCAGCTGTATATTTGACTTTTGTCATATTGCTATCGATGAAAATTATAAGAACTTTGGGTTTCATACTCTGTAACGAGTCAGGTTAGAGGTTCTACATTTATATTAGTTCTAAAGTTATGAATTTAGAATGAGTCAATCATGTTATCAGTGATAACTGACGTTTCAAATTCAACATTATTGTCAATTCTGCTATGTACAGGAAATTGAAATGCTGTTTTCCTCTGATCCCCGGTGTAAACATATCATGTAGACAGATCATGTAAGTACACAACATATTAAGTACTCGAAACATAGTACATAGTACCACATAGTAACAGTCAAAATTGATTACTTCATGGAAAGTAATGACAACTTTATTTGCTTGGCACTTATCTAAAAAAGTGTACAAAGGGCTTTAAAAAAGCTTTGGCAaaaaattaatcaattaatcaaaagTCACCAGTTGTTTCCGCCTTTTAATCGCAATAACGTAGAAAGCCCAACCTGAGGGTACGCCGAGGCGATAGGAAAATCTGAttctactggcttgtatggaaGAACTGTGAAAGACGTggccgctcagtagatcagacatcactGCTCTACTCTAGgtcctttttaaattaaaaaccataactacataaaatattgttgcagtaaaagtaagataaaaaaaaaaagaacatgtcaGAGATCcaacaaagaaataaagtcaaaccataaataaatcaattaaaaccaACAGGATAGTGTGGGTTTCATTCAAACGCGCATGCGCAGTCCACAGATAACGATCAGTTTCAGGAAGTGAGGATGAGGAAGCGTCTCTTCCTCCTGGTCTTCTGTGAGTTTCAGGGTTCGGCACCGAACACACGTGACATCAAACACATCAAAGGAACCATAAACACGTTTACaccgttgtgtgtgtgtggagccccACGTGCGACAGCGACGAGGAAGGACCTCTGTTCCCTTCAGTCTGTCAACGAGTCAGGGAGACACGTGAGGGAACCAGGAAGTGATCCAGCGGTTTCCTCTCGGGGATGGGTGTTGTGAAACATCTGGTCTGCGGCCTGGGGAAAGCCACCGGCCTCGTCTCTGTCTCGGTCCTGGTCATCGCAGCGGTTCTCAGTTACCTCGACGACCCGGATCCGGTTCGGGTCTCCAGGTAAACGAAGGCAGCGCCCCTCGAGTGAAAGGTTGACGCGGAAGGTAAATGTGACTTTAACAAAGCTGCTAGTTGAGGTGGTGAAGCCATGAGAGATGTCAGAGCTGCCGATCGACACTGTAAACACCACCGAGACGAGAACACGCGATTTTACGAAGGAACCTTCATCCCCGTGGCTCCGTCAAACCAGACTCCGTTAAGAATTCCGTCAATTGAAATCGTCCTCTCTTATTGCCAAACAGATCCGCCATTTAGAATACAACAAAGTGCGATTTCATATTTGTCTGCATCCTCTAATGAATTCGTCTCAAACTGCAAACCTTTTTCtcactggcttttttttttttttcatgaaaaatattttaaatattagaAAGAAGTATACATAAATACCCACTAACTAACTACATTTTATgaaatatataagaaaacatttattaatacatgtatttatttataagtgCTTCACAAAGTCCATGGATAAAAACAGATGCACTAAATCAAAAGGTATTCAGTTCAGTTAAACACCAAATCATCAAATATTATGGTCGAGACGTGAAAATGTATAGAGAAGTAACACAATacgtattattatatatttgtttgtgtttgttattgcTCTTGATTGTTGTCTTTTGTCATGTTGATGAATTACATGGAAATAAACTGTAATTTTAGTTTTACATATAGTGCTAACAGAGGAGCGTGTTTGTTGTCGTGCACAGTATGGCCGAGGACATGAAGACCCTGGAGGAAAACTTCAGGCAGCGGAACAGAAGCTGTTTCCTCCTCGGTGCGTCTGGGGAAACCGGCAGTTTGCTGCTTCAAGAGCTGCTGGAGCGAAACATCTTCTCCAAGATCACAATCATTGGCAGGAGGCGGCTCACCTTTGAGGGCAAAGCGTATGAAAACCTGGTCGGTCAGCTTCTCCTCTGGTCAGCTGACCCCGTCTTTTGAATTAGGAGACCCCCATCATTTGAGATCCATCATGTTGACGGTTACATTTTGCTTCTTTGTCTCCAGGTACAAGAGGTGGTGGACTTTGAGAAGCTCGATGATTACGCCGCTGCCTTCCAGGGCCATGATGTCGGCTACTGCTGTCTGGGAACAACCCGGGCAAAAGCAGGGGCTGTGAGTTAAACGTACTAATCTCTAGGGGCGTAACAATTCGTATCACGATTCATGGTTATCAATACGATTCAAGGACGATATTGGTTCATTTAGAACGATACGATCTGAAACGATTCAGTGACTTGAAATCGATTCAGTAACTTTTTAGCCAAAAATTCAACCAgtgtgactgaaataaatacctGGATAGTGCAGTGCAGACAGTGCAGGGGACGTTTCCTAGATTCCTGTAGTTTCTTGTAAGAGAATCAGGTATAAATTatggatataaacatgtttatatccattatatttatatatttagtctCTGACTAAACATGCTGGCGAGGCCTGAGGCTTCTGCAGAGCTGACTTCACCTTGGGAATGCTGCAAGAGGTGCCTGGACCGTCGTTGTTGTGTGATGAAATCCCACGGCGCTTGACGTGTTGCCGTGGTACTTTACTTGACCTTTACATATCCCACAAACAGCGAGCGACTTATTCAGAACATCTCCGTCTTTGCAAAAGCCAAAGTGTTTCCACACACTGGACGGCAATGGTGGCTTGATAAATTCTCGCTCGCCGACTTCTCCTCTGCCATCCGCCATCATGCTATGTTTTGATATTTGCGCTGCTGCCGGCACGTGGCGATGAGgtcacagacaggcagactgaaTCGAGTAACGATTAAAGCCTTTATCATTAAAAGTGCTAAAAAAACACGTCTGATGTGCTTAAATCCAGTGCGCTATTTCCTAGTATCGATACGATCGATTGATTACTTTTTAAAACGATGTTAGATCGATATATGTCGTCCGGAAGGCCAACTTGCCGAGCACAGATCGGTGTAGTTGGATCATAGGAGTATAAATCGATACATCGATGTAGCAGATGAATCGTTACACCCGTACTAATCTCTAAAAACAGATTCAACATAATCTGTGGAGAGGGACAGTTTGTGGACAGAAGCCACTTCAGCATCACTGTTTATGTCTCgtgtggagaaacatttgacTCGTGTTAAAAAGAAACTGGTTGTGGACAGTAAACAGTAAATATTTGCTCCAGAGGCTAATCTCTCGTCAAGACGATTGAAACTCATTAAATCCAATGTGAGTACTTCACACGTGAATTCATCAAGATTTTACAGTAGACCTTTAATATTACTTGGAATTTGATGGATTTATCCGTCAGTAGGAATGACTCAGCAATTCCATCTGTAGCAATGATAAAGAAAATTTCCAAGGAACTAATATTTCCACAAAAGCACAAAAATTGATCAAGCGATGTAAATGTCAATAAAGTGTATTAGTGTAGAGGAAGTAACAAGAAATTGCTGGACAGGATTCTTGCAATAACAACTATAAAATGTCCTGCTCTGTTCAGAATccttaaaaacaaagaaaagaaaagttcatctatcttgtgtgtttatgtaaaaaataaataaaattctgATCCTTTAAATATCAATATTGGTTTTACCCTCCAAAATCCACTGGTCAGGCTGTAATCTGCATCTTACATGACTCACTTTGAGTCATGCACATTGTCTCATGTTTCATGCAATGAACCAGCAATTACCACAGCAGCAAATTTTATTCTCAATCCAGGAATCAAAACAAAAGTACCAGTGTTTGGCTGTC
This genomic interval carries:
- the htatip2 gene encoding oxidoreductase HTATIP2 isoform X1, yielding MGVVKHLVCGLGKATGLVSVSVLVIAAVLSYLDDPDPVRVSSMAEDMKTLEENFRQRNRSCFLLGASGETGSLLLQELLERNIFSKITIIGRRRLTFEGKAYENLVQEVVDFEKLDDYAAAFQGHDVGYCCLGTTRAKAGADGFFRVDHDYVLKSAELAKAGGCSQFHLESSRGADKNSNFLYLKVKGQVEADIEALDFERYSIYRPGVLLVDRRESRPGEWLARKFFGAVSAVCSTPMSIPIQVVAKAMVSNTLRQPEQKTEILENKAIGDLGKSTGK